From Candidatus Cloacimonadota bacterium, one genomic window encodes:
- a CDS encoding redox-sensing transcriptional repressor Rex produces the protein MVKIPTSTLKRLPQYLEVLKRLKKAGLKEVSATKISVFADIHQTLVRKDVSFTNISASKTGYQIGPLQKAIEDLLNWSDTSTSYLVGVGHLGSALLGYQEFSQRGLSIVAGFDSDPEKIGKKVHGVPVYSALDFTAMAQKDKIRIGIITVPPDSAQLIADIMVHSGIKAIWNFTPHKIIVPPDIIVEYVDMFSSLAVLSRRLAEQH, from the coding sequence ATGGTGAAGATACCTACTTCCACTCTAAAGCGCTTGCCCCAGTATCTGGAAGTGTTGAAACGCTTGAAAAAAGCCGGACTGAAGGAAGTATCTGCCACGAAGATATCCGTCTTTGCAGACATCCATCAGACCTTGGTACGCAAAGATGTCTCCTTCACAAACATCAGTGCCAGCAAGACCGGGTATCAGATCGGTCCCTTGCAAAAAGCGATTGAGGATCTATTGAATTGGAGCGACACCTCCACCAGCTATTTGGTGGGTGTGGGGCATCTGGGCAGCGCACTCTTGGGATATCAAGAGTTTTCACAACGCGGACTCAGTATTGTCGCAGGCTTTGACAGCGATCCCGAGAAGATCGGCAAGAAAGTGCATGGAGTACCGGTGTATTCGGCTCTGGATTTCACAGCTATGGCCCAAAAGGATAAGATTCGCATCGGCATCATCACCGTGCCTCCGGATAGCGCGCAACTGATTGCCGACATCATGGTTCACAGCGGTATCAAGGCGATCTGGAACTTCACTCCGCACAAGATCATTGTTCCGCCGGATATCATTGTGGAATATGTGGATATGTTCTCATCGCTGGCAGTGCTTTCCCGTCGCCTGGCAGAACAACACTAA
- a CDS encoding aminopeptidase, with the protein MDKVSAPKAECIALIEKLRLVSIPADAPLAEFFTYYRHIALRSWDVVSMLDRDPHLKKTPLKELEALNRDLYDSFEPGSGYDNSILNPDYAHKLYGAQIGPFLSAIFSSAWTIRRNGIDGDYVSIRCCLNLFFSLLEAPDKSNYDALLSIYKQELMKDHELKIQASYVRRFSPQNDYFYNVVHDADLDDIRYMYRYCAYLSKYDMEMAEFIAAYPPQELAAIARFMVKSWVDGFVRAKKDYKKKQYANLMIPIGMEALGRLIIDELEAIGISALVPQLQGTGLNRQYSYDHRYDSALLLDRDYVEKSLTIAKNTMEEMKDIIAQQAGPIYVELFGETPFSPVNKSTTLKLSDEQQQLMREYQARSGQLYYSYYKRDEASFSIIAFPSTEIGDKFPEIFADTLRINLLDSKHYARIQQKIIDVLDTAQYVHVKGRGNNRTDIKVQMHPLKDPSRETLFENCVADVNIPVGEVFTSPVLKGTSGVLHVEDIYLGNLRYFNLEISFEDGWVKDYFCTNYDDPEEARKYVYENLLLPHKTLPIGEFAIGTNTAAYQMAKKYDIMALLPILIIEKMGPHFAIGDTCFSHEEDSPHPSFVNGKEMIAVDNEQSAKRRDDPVNAYLMHHTDITLPYEMLGFICAVKADGSSTDIIRDGRFVVPGTEELNIPLAEME; encoded by the coding sequence ATGGATAAAGTCAGCGCTCCTAAAGCTGAGTGTATTGCGCTGATCGAGAAGTTACGCTTAGTCAGCATCCCCGCTGATGCCCCCTTGGCAGAGTTCTTTACTTACTATCGCCATATTGCCCTGAGATCCTGGGATGTTGTAAGTATGCTTGACCGGGATCCGCATTTGAAAAAGACTCCTCTGAAAGAACTGGAAGCCTTAAACAGAGATTTGTATGACAGCTTTGAGCCGGGAAGCGGGTACGACAATTCGATTCTGAATCCGGATTATGCACACAAGCTTTATGGAGCACAGATTGGCCCCTTCCTCAGCGCCATCTTCTCCTCCGCCTGGACTATCCGTCGCAACGGCATTGATGGTGATTATGTAAGCATCCGCTGCTGCCTGAATCTGTTCTTTTCCTTGCTGGAAGCTCCGGATAAAAGCAATTATGATGCCCTGTTGAGCATCTATAAACAAGAGCTCATGAAAGATCATGAACTAAAGATTCAAGCTTCGTACGTGCGCCGTTTTTCACCTCAAAACGACTATTTCTACAATGTAGTACATGATGCTGATCTCGACGATATTCGTTACATGTACCGCTATTGTGCGTACCTTAGTAAGTACGACATGGAGATGGCGGAATTCATCGCTGCCTATCCGCCCCAAGAACTGGCTGCTATTGCCAGATTTATGGTAAAGAGCTGGGTGGATGGCTTCGTACGTGCCAAGAAGGATTACAAAAAGAAGCAATACGCAAACCTGATGATCCCCATAGGGATGGAAGCTCTGGGACGCCTGATCATCGACGAATTGGAAGCAATTGGCATCAGCGCTTTGGTACCCCAGCTACAAGGTACCGGTTTGAATCGGCAATATTCTTACGATCATCGCTACGATTCCGCGTTATTACTGGATCGGGATTATGTGGAGAAGTCGCTTACTATCGCCAAAAACACCATGGAAGAGATGAAAGACATCATCGCCCAGCAAGCTGGTCCCATATACGTGGAACTCTTTGGTGAGACTCCCTTCAGTCCTGTGAATAAAAGCACCACTTTAAAGCTGAGTGATGAGCAACAGCAGCTAATGCGTGAGTATCAGGCTCGTAGCGGGCAACTCTATTATTCATATTACAAAAGGGATGAAGCCAGTTTTTCCATTATCGCCTTCCCTTCCACCGAGATCGGCGACAAATTCCCGGAGATCTTCGCCGATACCCTGCGCATCAACCTGCTGGACAGCAAGCATTATGCCAGAATCCAACAGAAGATCATCGATGTGCTGGATACTGCCCAATACGTTCATGTAAAGGGCAGGGGCAACAACCGCACCGATATCAAAGTGCAGATGCACCCTCTGAAAGATCCCTCCCGGGAGACCCTCTTTGAAAACTGCGTGGCAGACGTCAATATCCCTGTGGGTGAAGTGTTTACTTCTCCTGTTTTGAAGGGCACATCTGGTGTGTTGCACGTGGAAGATATCTACCTGGGCAATCTTCGCTATTTCAACCTGGAGATCAGCTTTGAGGACGGCTGGGTAAAGGACTATTTCTGCACAAATTACGATGACCCCGAAGAAGCAAGGAAATATGTGTATGAAAACCTGCTTTTGCCTCATAAAACCCTGCCCATCGGCGAATTTGCCATTGGCACCAATACCGCGGCCTATCAGATGGCCAAAAAGTATGACATCATGGCTCTCTTGCCCATCCTGATCATAGAAAAGATGGGTCCGCACTTTGCCATCGGAGATACCTGCTTCAGTCATGAAGAGGATTCCCCGCATCCCAGTTTTGTAAATGGCAAGGAAATGATCGCAGTGGATAACGAACAATCTGCCAAACGTAGGGATGACCCCGTAAACGCTTATCTGATGCATCATACAGATATCACTCTGCCCTACGAGATGCTGGGCTTTATCTGCGCAGTGAAAGCCGACGGCAGCAGCACGGATATTATACGGGACGGCCGCTTCGTAGTGCCTGGAACCGAGGAATTGAATATCCCGCTTGCCGAGATGGAATAG
- a CDS encoding chitobiase/beta-hexosaminidase C-terminal domain-containing protein — protein MKRIVCILTALLTLSLLAAAPVVSNVVAAQSGDVILISYRLSHPDNLPCEIQLLVSNDGGASYAIIPESLSGDFGTVAATSDGAQYRILWNYVQDEMIDGDSYRVKVIANDEAGEVAEPVFVPAGGTYDDEVSVTIVCTTDDATIYYTIDAR, from the coding sequence ATGAAAAGAATTGTTTGTATCCTCACAGCCCTCTTAACACTTAGTCTTCTTGCTGCAGCCCCGGTGGTCTCGAACGTTGTGGCAGCCCAATCGGGAGATGTGATATTGATCAGTTATCGCCTTTCTCATCCGGACAATCTTCCCTGTGAAATCCAACTTCTGGTGTCAAACGATGGCGGAGCCAGCTATGCGATAATCCCCGAATCCCTCAGTGGAGATTTTGGTACTGTAGCGGCGACCAGCGACGGCGCTCAATATCGGATTTTATGGAATTACGTGCAGGATGAAATGATAGACGGTGATAGTTACCGCGTAAAAGTGATCGCTAATGATGAAGCGGGTGAAGTAGCAGAACCTGTCTTCGTTCCTGCCGGTGGAACATACGACGATGAGGTCAGTGTAACTATTGTCTGCACAACAGATGATGCCACGATTTATTATACAATAGATGCCAGATAA
- a CDS encoding cytochrome c biogenesis protein CcdA, whose amino-acid sequence MRLKCRALLIFILLMSVSIVAQTVTFSISENILKPGDKGFIRAKLDIPADRKQSVDPKDNPYLFLEAQHPDLEIGEMILPKPTKVVSATEWKYYPQVTLSLPFTVKPAATPGVKTLKALMSYNLCYDSGMCDPPEEQEGNIRFEIVQPITPDMIEEGPISVTQMAGTTPEQDAAEAGKNEDHAVQSMDDASAADGSPTQDNLPEAGIAWQEVLKYLLFAFLGGLILNITPCVLPILPIRIMAIVNQAQKDRSKVFKHVMVYTVGVLISFAILAAIFIGIQAAGQSAGWGTQNQNPYFQVALMAIVFVFALSLLGVFEITAPGMNAANKATSRGGYGGSFFGGIFAFLMAISCTGPFLGAALPFAMKLPPTLIMVFFLMIGLGFAFPFILIGMFPKALKIIPKPGDWMVLFKELMGFVLLWLVYTMLKTTLALTSGAYLVNVVLYLLIVGFAVWLYGKFVRFEYSRATQWIFSILALVIIVAASWYFLPIKEEHLAVETVAPVGDEKLQSPHAPEGWYVFSPELQAKLLAEGKTVFLDIGAEWCKNCKTNEKTVLFTEDMMQDFAANKVVLLKGDFTKKDPVLLEWITGHDRLGVPFNALYIPGQEPIVFPELVSKNMIREALKKVPN is encoded by the coding sequence ATGCGCCTTAAATGCAGAGCGCTCCTGATATTCATCCTATTGATGAGTGTATCGATCGTGGCACAAACGGTTACCTTTAGTATATCGGAGAACATCCTGAAACCGGGAGACAAGGGGTTCATCCGGGCAAAACTGGATATTCCCGCAGACCGCAAGCAAAGTGTGGATCCCAAAGACAATCCTTACCTTTTCCTGGAAGCTCAGCATCCGGATCTGGAGATTGGGGAAATGATCCTGCCCAAACCCACCAAGGTAGTATCTGCCACAGAATGGAAATATTATCCGCAGGTTACGCTCAGCTTGCCATTCACCGTGAAGCCCGCTGCCACACCGGGAGTAAAAACCCTGAAAGCTCTGATGAGCTACAATCTCTGTTACGATAGTGGCATGTGTGATCCTCCGGAAGAGCAGGAAGGCAATATACGCTTTGAGATAGTTCAGCCGATCACTCCGGACATGATCGAAGAGGGCCCGATCTCCGTAACTCAGATGGCCGGCACCACGCCTGAACAGGATGCTGCTGAAGCGGGTAAAAACGAAGATCACGCTGTTCAAAGCATGGATGATGCATCTGCAGCAGATGGTTCCCCCACTCAGGATAACCTTCCCGAAGCAGGGATTGCCTGGCAAGAAGTGCTGAAATATCTCCTCTTTGCATTCCTGGGAGGCTTGATTTTGAATATTACGCCTTGTGTATTGCCAATTCTGCCTATCCGCATCATGGCGATCGTGAATCAGGCGCAAAAGGACAGATCAAAAGTGTTCAAACATGTGATGGTATATACTGTGGGAGTGCTGATCTCATTTGCCATCCTTGCTGCTATTTTCATCGGTATTCAGGCTGCAGGGCAATCTGCCGGCTGGGGCACACAAAACCAGAATCCTTATTTCCAGGTTGCGCTGATGGCGATCGTCTTTGTGTTTGCACTATCACTATTGGGAGTCTTTGAGATCACTGCACCGGGTATGAATGCGGCAAATAAAGCTACTTCCAGGGGAGGCTATGGTGGCAGTTTCTTTGGCGGGATCTTTGCCTTTTTGATGGCGATATCCTGCACAGGCCCCTTCCTGGGTGCGGCGCTGCCTTTTGCCATGAAGCTTCCTCCTACGCTGATCATGGTGTTTTTCCTGATGATAGGTTTGGGCTTTGCCTTTCCCTTTATCCTGATCGGGATGTTCCCCAAAGCACTGAAGATAATACCAAAACCTGGGGATTGGATGGTGCTGTTCAAAGAACTGATGGGCTTTGTGCTGTTGTGGCTGGTATATACTATGCTCAAGACCACTCTCGCTCTCACCAGCGGTGCGTATCTGGTTAATGTGGTGCTATACCTGCTTATTGTTGGCTTTGCCGTGTGGTTATACGGCAAATTTGTACGCTTTGAATACAGCCGCGCCACGCAATGGATTTTCAGCATTCTGGCGCTGGTAATCATTGTGGCAGCTTCGTGGTATTTTCTGCCCATCAAGGAAGAGCATCTGGCGGTAGAAACTGTGGCTCCTGTCGGCGACGAAAAGCTGCAATCGCCACATGCCCCGGAAGGCTGGTATGTCTTTAGTCCCGAATTGCAGGCAAAATTGCTTGCAGAAGGCAAGACAGTGTTTCTGGATATTGGTGCAGAGTGGTGTAAAAATTGCAAAACAAATGAGAAGACAGTGCTTTTCACCGAAGACATGATGCAAGATTTTGCCGCTAACAAGGTAGTACTACTAAAAGGCGATTTTACCAAAAAAGATCCTGTGCTATTGGAGTGGATTACCGGTCACGACCGTTTGGGAGTTCCCTTCAACGCACTATATATTCCGGGTCAGGAACCAATTGTGTTCCCGGAATTGGTAAGTAAAAACATGATTCGGGAAGCCCTGAAGAAAGTACCGAATTGA
- a CDS encoding TlpA disulfide reductase family protein, whose amino-acid sequence MRKILTLLAMLIIIMPVFAGKMPDFKLSDMSGKDISLESLLGRGPVIIDFWADYCKPCKEAMPALNTLAEKYEDITVVMISIDAPKAQARAKSYLKSKNFKFVTLFDPDKKLAKQMNVVNPPHSFMLDNTGEIVYSHVGFEAGTEKVYEGHIRNMLGLKDEAEHGQHKHGEDGEHKHGENGEHCGNCGNHAAEEK is encoded by the coding sequence ATGAGAAAGATATTGACCCTTTTAGCCATGTTAATCATTATTATGCCGGTATTTGCGGGAAAGATGCCGGATTTTAAGCTTTCGGATATGAGTGGTAAAGACATCAGCTTGGAATCGCTGTTGGGCAGAGGCCCCGTAATCATAGATTTCTGGGCAGACTATTGCAAACCCTGCAAAGAAGCGATGCCTGCACTAAATACGCTTGCCGAGAAATATGAGGACATCACTGTGGTGATGATCTCCATCGACGCACCCAAAGCTCAGGCCAGGGCAAAAAGCTATCTGAAAAGCAAAAACTTCAAGTTTGTTACTCTTTTCGATCCGGACAAAAAGCTGGCCAAACAGATGAATGTGGTAAATCCTCCGCACAGCTTTATGCTGGATAACACCGGCGAGATAGTCTACTCTCATGTGGGTTTTGAAGCAGGTACAGAAAAGGTCTATGAGGGACACATCAGAAACATGCTGGGCTTGAAGGACGAGGCTGAGCATGGTCAGCACAAGCATGGTGAAGATGGAGAACATAAGCATGGAGAGAATGGAGAGCACTGCGGAAATTGCGGAAATCACGCAGCAGAGGAAAAATAG
- a CDS encoding DUF6029 family protein, translating into MKWKLVIILVSMMLPLLAQNTLQINGINEAEFVYRTAEDSLNAYFSDEFGFNLAYRDFNFGMKFISDLPKYSNEQTQLMDEIDPNRLSVEWEELYAGFSRENFSIHVGTTEETFGNGIVFRSFKDLEFDEDHRLQSFLMRYDGALKLKGIYGAIDSETNASRYDIAYGADAEYPLFAGLRLGASAMAFRNLNPMNTYSYQDVFGGRMHYSTSSLEGFGEYALSKRYKSDLIQQGHAAYANVDYYVSDLQFGAAYKNYLGFDYRQNDIPLANYHGETLADVSASGMDEEGWQARAAYALFDNYYFSADYAEAWDRSEDRRMNDLYVALDMTLGSGSYQVAWSQIEKVDDGLSAWQKEYYPTLAGDMRLFGLPVHIKGEFKVMEKRKNEKETEHYEPQIQADFALDKLSVSLGLQSWWEEFDTAIDSKYNPNIELKYPLFTHSDLVVFAGKEQGGKVCRNGVCKFVAPFEGIKAELTTRF; encoded by the coding sequence ATGAAGTGGAAGCTTGTAATCATACTTGTCTCCATGATGCTACCGCTGTTGGCACAAAACACCTTGCAGATAAACGGCATCAATGAAGCGGAATTTGTATATCGCACAGCGGAAGACTCTCTGAACGCATACTTCTCCGATGAGTTTGGTTTCAACCTGGCCTATCGTGATTTCAACTTTGGTATGAAGTTCATCAGCGATCTGCCCAAGTATTCCAATGAACAAACCCAATTGATGGACGAGATCGATCCCAATCGCCTTAGTGTGGAATGGGAAGAACTATATGCGGGCTTTTCCCGTGAGAATTTCAGCATCCATGTGGGCACAACCGAAGAGACTTTTGGCAATGGTATTGTGTTTCGCAGTTTCAAAGACCTGGAGTTCGATGAGGATCACCGTTTACAGAGCTTTTTGATGCGTTATGACGGCGCTTTGAAGCTGAAGGGTATCTATGGTGCCATAGACAGTGAAACTAACGCCAGCCGCTATGATATTGCTTATGGTGCTGATGCTGAATATCCCCTCTTCGCGGGGCTTCGTCTGGGTGCCTCAGCAATGGCGTTTCGTAATCTGAACCCTATGAACACATACAGTTACCAGGATGTATTCGGCGGTAGAATGCATTATTCAACAAGCTCTTTGGAAGGATTTGGCGAATATGCATTGAGCAAGCGCTATAAATCTGACTTGATTCAACAAGGTCATGCCGCTTATGCAAATGTGGATTACTATGTGAGTGACCTTCAGTTTGGTGCTGCATACAAGAACTACCTGGGTTTTGATTATCGGCAAAACGACATCCCCTTGGCAAACTATCATGGAGAAACACTTGCCGATGTATCGGCCAGCGGAATGGATGAAGAAGGCTGGCAGGCACGCGCAGCATACGCACTGTTTGACAACTATTATTTCAGTGCAGATTATGCAGAGGCTTGGGACAGGTCTGAAGATAGAAGGATGAACGACCTGTATGTGGCGCTGGACATGACTCTCGGCTCGGGCTCTTACCAGGTTGCATGGTCTCAGATCGAAAAGGTGGATGACGGCCTGAGTGCATGGCAAAAAGAGTATTATCCCACATTGGCTGGGGATATGCGCTTGTTTGGCCTGCCCGTTCATATAAAGGGAGAGTTCAAAGTGATGGAAAAGCGGAAAAATGAAAAAGAAACCGAGCATTACGAGCCTCAGATTCAGGCGGATTTTGCCCTGGACAAGCTGTCCGTATCGTTGGGATTACAGAGTTGGTGGGAAGAATTCGATACTGCTATAGACAGCAAATACAATCCCAATATCGAGCTGAAGTATCCGCTCTTCACACATAGTGACCTGGTAGTGTTTGCGGGTAAGGAACAAGGCGGAAAGGTTTGTCGCAATGGCGTTTGCAAGTTTGTAGCGCCGTTTGAAGGGATCAAAGCCGAACTTACTACCAGATTTTAG
- a CDS encoding T9SS type A sorting domain-containing protein — MKKALLLFVIAGTALLSAQMAPYYPTTSMVENFGASWCEACEFAQQGLDVIEAEVNPGEIIIPRLLTESGPYSNPEIAARFQHYEVLGYPAVIFNGKIRVNGSDEPVMDGSLYREALNQFRYLGSPLKMTVESYDHNSGNYSFKVIMVNDEIAIADAEVVFYLVEDNLPEDLTRIVRTVQSQPISIAGAGNFQVFNFSIVPDPAWNLANVWATAFVQMPQNTILQAVSTLPQPEHQIRVAVPFDLKLSSEVTGDFFSPYFHVFNLGPAATLNIHVEILNAPEDWYINYCDEEGACLPGSMTVPHSVDENGHKTFDLNIQANSEGRAFFDFVIETTGAEPYRIPFELTVGEVSADDPLAVPSAITVQKAWPNPFSDILSFDVYNVKAGSSSGISIYNARGQKVSSLKLDNLQEGLNQVSWDAGDLPSGLYFYKTGAGAKSGKILKIR; from the coding sequence ATGAAAAAAGCACTATTGTTGTTTGTAATAGCCGGAACTGCACTATTGAGCGCGCAGATGGCGCCATATTATCCCACTACCAGCATGGTGGAGAACTTCGGAGCCAGTTGGTGCGAGGCGTGTGAGTTTGCTCAACAGGGTTTGGATGTCATTGAAGCCGAAGTGAATCCCGGAGAGATAATAATCCCGCGCTTGCTTACCGAGAGCGGGCCATATAGCAATCCTGAGATAGCTGCCAGATTTCAGCACTATGAAGTATTGGGCTATCCTGCAGTTATCTTCAACGGAAAAATCCGGGTAAATGGATCGGATGAACCGGTGATGGATGGCAGCCTCTATCGAGAAGCGCTGAATCAATTCCGTTATCTGGGTTCACCCCTTAAAATGACGGTGGAAAGCTATGACCACAACTCTGGTAACTACTCTTTCAAGGTAATCATGGTGAACGATGAGATCGCTATAGCCGATGCTGAAGTGGTCTTTTACCTGGTGGAAGACAATCTGCCGGAAGATCTTACCCGGATTGTCCGTACGGTGCAAAGCCAACCAATCAGCATTGCCGGAGCGGGAAATTTTCAAGTCTTCAATTTCAGCATTGTACCCGATCCAGCTTGGAATCTGGCTAATGTGTGGGCTACGGCCTTTGTGCAGATGCCGCAGAATACCATCCTTCAAGCCGTAAGCACTCTACCGCAACCGGAGCATCAGATCCGGGTGGCAGTGCCCTTTGACCTGAAGTTGAGTTCGGAAGTAACGGGCGACTTCTTTTCACCATATTTCCATGTGTTCAACCTGGGTCCGGCGGCTACTTTGAACATCCATGTTGAGATTCTAAATGCGCCGGAAGATTGGTATATAAACTATTGTGACGAAGAGGGGGCTTGTCTGCCGGGATCCATGACTGTCCCGCACTCCGTTGACGAAAACGGGCACAAAACCTTTGATCTGAACATCCAGGCAAACAGCGAAGGCAGAGCTTTCTTTGACTTTGTAATAGAAACAACTGGAGCTGAGCCCTACCGCATACCTTTCGAATTGACAGTGGGAGAGGTGAGTGCGGATGATCCACTAGCGGTACCAAGCGCTATTACCGTGCAGAAAGCGTGGCCCAATCCCTTCTCGGATATACTTAGCTTTGATGTGTACAATGTGAAAGCGGGAAGCTCCTCAGGGATCAGCATCTACAATGCGCGCGGACAAAAAGTGAGCAGTCTGAAGCTGGACAACCTGCAAGAAGGATTGAACCAAGTGTCTTGGGATGCCGGGGACTTGCCTTCCGGGCTTTATTTCTACAAAACTGGAGCTGGAGCAAAGAGCGGGAAGATACTTAAAATCCGCTGA
- the zupT gene encoding zinc transporter ZupT encodes MDGNILSAFGLTLLAGLSTGIGSLMAFTSKKFSPKFLSAALGLSAGVMIYVSFVEIFPKAQESLAAVYGDKMAQWYSIIAFFAGMGIIALIDFLVPSYENPHEMKYMDCVQKKAAIPDEKKLMRMGLFSALAIGIHNFPEGLATFMAAVKDPALGISITIAIAIHNIPEGIAVSVPVYYSTKSRRKAFFYSFLSGLSEPVGALIGFLLLKTFITAAAFGLVFAAVAGIMVYISLDELLPTAEEYAEHHVAITGLIAGMLIMAVSLALF; translated from the coding sequence ATGGACGGAAACATACTATCTGCCTTTGGGCTGACTCTTTTGGCAGGTTTATCCACGGGGATCGGATCCCTGATGGCATTTACTTCCAAAAAGTTCAGCCCAAAGTTTCTCTCTGCAGCCCTGGGGCTCTCTGCGGGAGTGATGATCTATGTGAGTTTTGTGGAGATCTTTCCTAAGGCGCAAGAGTCTCTAGCAGCAGTCTATGGGGATAAAATGGCGCAATGGTATAGCATTATTGCCTTCTTTGCGGGGATGGGCATTATTGCCCTTATCGACTTTCTGGTGCCGTCCTACGAAAACCCCCATGAAATGAAGTACATGGACTGTGTGCAGAAGAAAGCTGCGATACCGGATGAGAAGAAGCTGATGCGGATGGGCCTGTTTTCAGCATTGGCGATAGGGATACACAATTTCCCCGAGGGACTTGCCACCTTTATGGCAGCAGTGAAAGATCCGGCTTTGGGCATCAGTATCACCATCGCAATCGCTATTCACAATATCCCGGAAGGAATAGCGGTATCCGTGCCGGTCTATTACTCCACCAAAAGCCGCAGGAAAGCCTTTTTCTATTCTTTCCTGTCGGGGCTTTCAGAGCCGGTGGGCGCTCTTATCGGCTTTCTATTGCTGAAGACCTTCATCACCGCTGCTGCCTTTGGTTTGGTCTTTGCTGCAGTGGCGGGGATCATGGTCTATATATCTTTGGATGAGCTTTTGCCCACCGCAGAGGAGTATGCCGAACACCATGTGGCGATCACGGGATTGATAGCCGGGATGCTGATCATGGCTGTGTCTTTAGCTTTATTCTAA